Proteins from a genomic interval of Dama dama isolate Ldn47 chromosome 1, ASM3311817v1, whole genome shotgun sequence:
- the LOC133056512 gene encoding olfactory receptor 10AG1-like: MEYKLRTEKSNITAMMEFILLGFSDIPNFQWVLFGIFLVLYLTILMCNSVIVLITRIDPTLQTPMYFFLNHFSILEICYVTVTIPRMLTDLLSQKGRISFIACATQMCLVLLFGGLECLLLAVMAYDRYVAICNPLHYGLIMSPQVCVQLVTAPWVSGVPVVIGQTWQVFSLPFCGSTTINHFFCDLPPVFKLACGDTFVNEIAVYVVAVVFIMVPFLLIVVSYGKIISNILKLRSARGRAKAFSTCSSHLTVVVLFYGTASTTYLQPKPNQSEKTGKLISLFYTVLIPTLNPIIYTLGNKDITVALRKLLRKLST, translated from the coding sequence ATGGAGTACAAATTGAGAACAGAAAAATCAAACATCACTGCAATGATGGAATTTATCCTCTTGGGGTTTTCTGATATTCCCAATTTCCAATGGGTTCTTTTTGGGATATTTTTAGTCCTCTATCTGACCATCCTGATGTGCAATAGTGTCATTGTACTGATAACAAGAATTGACCCCACTCTCCAGacccccatgtactttttcctcaacCACTTTTCCATTTTAGAAATCTGTTATGTAACTGTCACTATCCCAAGAATGCTCACAGACCTCCTGAGCCAGAAAGGGCGCATTTCTTTCATTGCCTGTGCTACACAAATGTGTTTGGTCCTTCTGTTTGGAGGTTTAGAGTGTCTCCTCCTGGCCGTGATGGCCTAcgaccgctacgtggccatctgtaACCCTCTTCACTATGGTCTGATCATGAGCCCCCAGGTCTGCGTCCAGCTGGTCACTGCCCCCTGGGTCAGTGGAGTTCCTGTTGTAATTGGGCAAACATGGCAGGTTTTCTCTCTGCCCTTTTGTGGGTCTACCACAATTAATCATTTTTTCTGTGACCTCCCCCCAGTGTTCAAGCTTGCTTGTGGGGACACATTTGTGAACGAGATAGCAGTCTATGTAGTTGCAGTGGTGTTCATCATGGTTCCATTTCTGTTGATTGTTGTCTCCTATGGCAAAATCATCTCCAACATTCTGAAATTGCGATCCGCCAGAGGGAGGGCTAAAGCCTTCTCCACTTGCTCGTCTCACCTCACGGTGGTGGTCTTATTCTACGGCACAGCCTCTACCACCTATTTACAACCCAAACCGAATCAATCTGAAAAAACTGGGAAGCTGATCTCTCTTTTCTACACAGTTTTGATCCCAACGTTGAATCCCATTATATATACGCTGGGGAACAAAGATATCACCGTGGCACTGAGAAAACTACTAAGAAAATTGTCAACTTGA
- the LOC133056490 gene encoding olfactory receptor 10AG1-like, whose protein sequence is MEHQEKAPEGNLTKLMEFVLLGFADVPHLQKFLFGLFLLIYIIILMGNGIIFLITKLDPDLQTPMYFFLGNFSLLEICYVSVTLPRMLTSLGTQRRTISLVACATQMCFILTLGATECFLLAVMVYDRYAAICSPLRYPLVMNPKVCVQLAAGSWISGIPIQIGQTRQTFSLPFCGSNLITHFFCDIPPILKLACGDTFLNELLIFGVAALFVLVPFLLILVSYSKIISTILKLPSATSRGKAFSTCSSHLMAVALFFGSAIVTYLRPKMQGSAGTDKVRSFFYTIVTPVFNPMMYSLRNKDVMMALRKWPGKHLSSWKK, encoded by the coding sequence ATGGAACATCAAGAAAAAGCACCAGAAGGTAATCTCACTAAATTGATGGAATTTGTTCTCCTGGGTTTTGCTGATGTTCCTCATCTCCAGAAGTTTTTATTTGGACTGTTCTTACTCATCTATATAATTATCTTGATGGGCAATGGCATCATATTTCTGATAACAAAACTAGACCCTGATCTCCAGACccccatgtattttttccttgGCAATTTTTCCCTTTTGGAAATCTGTTATGTGTCTGTTACACTCCCCAGAATGCTCACAAGTCTTGGGACACAAAGAAGAACGATTTCTCTGGTTGCTTGTGCCACACAAATGTGCTTCATCCTTACGCTTGGAGCCACCGAGTGCTTCCTTTTGGCTGTGATGGTCTATGATCGCTACGCGGCCATCTGTAGCCCTCTGCGCTATCCTCTAGTTATGAACCCCAAGGTGTGTGTCCAGCTAGCGGCTGGCTCCTGGATCAGTGGAATCCCAATCCAAATAGGCCAGACACGCCAGACTTTCTCTCTGCCCTTCTGTGGTTCTAACCTCATCACCCACTTCTTCTGTGACATCCCTCCCATACTCAAGCTGGCCTGTGGGGACACTTTTCTGAATGAACTGTTGATCTTCGGGGTTGCTGCGCTGTTTGTTTTGGTTCCATTTCTGTTGATACTCGTCTCCTACAGCAAAATCATCTCCACAATCCTTAAATTGCCATCAGCCACAAGTCGGGGCAAAGCCTTTTCCACCTGCTCATCTCATCTTATGGCTGTGGCATTGTTCTTCGGATCAGCCATTGTCACATATTTAAGACCCAAGATGCAGGGCTCAGCAGGAACTGACAAAGTGCGTTCCTTCTTCTACACGATTGTGACGCCTGTGTTTAACCCCATGATGTACAGTCTGAGGAACAAGGACGTCATGATGGCCCTGAGAAAGTGGCCAGGTAAACACCTTAGTTCATGGAAAAAGTGA